Proteins from a single region of Sulfitobacter guttiformis:
- a CDS encoding cobalamin B12-binding domain-containing protein: MTDRDSGHTLFHDDLYREAVREIGTLKEKLPQDAFAALAREVIRRLSDHPVAASGSVSFPSDAKIDELARALIEPGAEPGIEFIERVRAQGASVETVYIAYLAEAAKTLGEWWEDDLVSFAEVTAATGHIYAVMRGLKPMFRASATIRTQPNAFFTAIPGETHLLGVSMAADLFRKQGWDIALKRELDHDGIVQYAATSGVALIGLSAGGEHALIPLARLVVGLRISVPDAAIMVSGAILGTSYDAVKSLGIDILPVSMDDAIEQAQAIWARTDDQAQVS; encoded by the coding sequence ATGACAGATCGTGATAGCGGTCATACCTTGTTCCATGATGATCTCTATCGTGAGGCCGTCAGGGAAATAGGGACTTTAAAAGAGAAACTGCCACAGGATGCTTTCGCAGCTTTGGCCCGTGAGGTGATCAGGCGACTATCCGATCACCCTGTTGCTGCGTCGGGGTCCGTTTCATTCCCCAGCGATGCAAAAATCGACGAGCTTGCGCGCGCGTTGATTGAACCGGGCGCTGAGCCAGGTATCGAATTTATAGAACGGGTTCGGGCACAGGGCGCATCCGTTGAAACTGTCTATATTGCCTATCTTGCCGAAGCCGCAAAGACACTTGGCGAATGGTGGGAGGATGATCTGGTAAGTTTCGCGGAAGTCACCGCCGCGACTGGCCATATTTACGCTGTGATGCGCGGGCTAAAGCCGATGTTCCGCGCCAGTGCTACGATCCGAACACAACCAAACGCCTTTTTTACCGCGATCCCCGGCGAGACCCATCTTCTGGGTGTGTCCATGGCCGCTGATCTCTTCCGTAAACAAGGCTGGGATATCGCCCTCAAGCGGGAATTGGATCACGACGGGATTGTTCAATACGCTGCCACCTCAGGCGTCGCTCTCATTGGCCTGTCCGCCGGTGGCGAGCACGCCCTCATACCGCTTGCGCGCCTTGTTGTTGGTCTACGCATAAGCGTTCCGGACGCGGCGATAATGGTCAGTGGTGCGATCCTTGGCACATCGTACGATGCGGTAAAATCACTGGGCATCGATATCCTACCGGTCAGCATGGATGATGCAATAGAACAGGCACAAGCGATCTGGGCGCGCACGGACGATCAGGCGCAAGTAAGCTGA
- a CDS encoding c-type cytochrome: MKIIAATALGLALMSAPAFADGHATGDATAGESVFNKCKACHMISDADGNDIVKGGRTGPNLYGLYTRVAGSTDFRYGDSIVQAGEAGLEWNEEDFVAYVADPKKFLAEYNDDKRAKSKMAFKLGDEEDAANVWAYLVSVGPEVEAKAD, encoded by the coding sequence TTGAAAATTATCGCAGCAACAGCATTGGGCCTCGCCCTCATGAGCGCGCCCGCATTCGCAGATGGTCATGCCACTGGCGATGCAACGGCCGGCGAGTCCGTGTTCAACAAGTGTAAAGCGTGCCACATGATTTCGGACGCCGATGGCAACGATATCGTGAAGGGCGGCCGCACAGGTCCGAACCTCTACGGTTTGTACACACGCGTCGCAGGCTCCACCGATTTCAGATATGGTGATTCCATCGTACAGGCTGGTGAAGCCGGTCTGGAATGGAACGAAGAAGATTTCGTTGCTTACGTCGCGGATCCAAAGAAGTTTTTGGCCGAATATAACGACGACAAACGCGCAAAATCCAAAATGGCATTCAAACTCGGTGACGAGGAAGATGCGGCCAATGTTTGGGCCTATCTGGTATCGGTAGGTCCAGAAGTCGAAGCAAAGGCAGACTGA
- the chlG gene encoding chlorophyll synthase ChlG, producing the protein MSLTTAHTLRRLPEPAAALQLIKPVTWFPPMWAYLCGAVSSGVSPSGQWGMVLLGVILAGPVVCGMSQAANDWCDRHVDAINEPERPIPSGRIPGRWGLWIAVAMTALSLVVGYQLGPWGFAATLLGVAAAWAYSAEPVRAKRSGWWGPGLCGLAYETLPWVTGAAVLSAGAPSLEIIGIAVLYGIGAHGIMTLNDFKAIEGDRATGLRSLPVTLGPDRAASLACLIMAAPQAMVIAILLMWDKPLHALGVAAMLAVQLAAMRVLLRDPEGKTPWYQGMGILFYISGMMIAAFALRGL; encoded by the coding sequence ATGAGTCTAACCACCGCCCACACCCTGCGCCGCCTGCCGGAGCCCGCTGCCGCCTTGCAGTTGATCAAGCCTGTGACATGGTTCCCTCCCATGTGGGCTTATCTATGCGGCGCTGTGTCTTCGGGGGTCTCCCCCTCCGGACAATGGGGCATGGTTCTGCTGGGCGTGATCCTTGCGGGTCCGGTCGTGTGCGGTATGTCGCAGGCCGCCAATGACTGGTGCGACCGCCACGTTGACGCAATAAACGAGCCTGAACGTCCAATCCCTTCCGGCCGTATCCCGGGCCGCTGGGGCCTGTGGATTGCCGTTGCCATGACGGCTCTTTCGCTGGTTGTCGGCTACCAGCTTGGCCCTTGGGGATTTGCCGCCACACTCCTCGGCGTTGCCGCTGCATGGGCATACTCCGCAGAACCTGTTCGGGCAAAACGCTCAGGCTGGTGGGGGCCGGGCCTTTGCGGACTGGCCTATGAAACACTCCCTTGGGTGACCGGCGCGGCAGTCCTTTCTGCCGGGGCGCCCAGCCTCGAGATTATTGGCATCGCTGTGCTTTACGGCATCGGTGCTCACGGAATCATGACACTCAATGACTTCAAAGCGATCGAAGGTGACCGTGCAACCGGCCTGCGCTCGCTTCCCGTGACACTAGGCCCCGACCGCGCCGCCAGTCTTGCATGTCTGATCATGGCGGCCCCTCAGGCGATGGTGATTGCGATCCTACTGATGTGGGACAAGCCACTACATGCCTTGGGCGTTGCTGCGATGCTCGCCGTGCAGCTTGCCGCTATGCGCGTCCTATTGCGCGACCCCGAGGGTAAAACGCCATGGTATCAAGGCATGGGAATTCTATTTTATATCAGTGGCATGATGATCGCCGCCTTTGCGTTGAGAGGCCTTTGA
- a CDS encoding BCD family MFS transporter, with product MHLTWIQIFRLGLVQMALGAIVVLTTSTLNRLMVVEFALPAVLPGALVGLHYGIQLSRPRWGFISDKGGNRTAWIIGGMALLALGGLLAAYAVTLFAASHTLALGLSLIAYAAIGLGVGASGTSLLALLATTTAPHRRAAAATITWLMMIFGIAFTAGLSGGFLDPYSPARLMGVVAVVVSIAMLLTVVAVGRIERGLIVAAQEPPTPFLEGLRDIWAEPRARNFTLFVFLSMNAYFMQELILEPYAGLVFDFSAGQSTQLSGAQNGGVFLGMLTVGIMATGLKRGSLRAWVTAGCLGSAGILGLIALNGAGIAFAPLTPLVTALGFFNGMFAVAAIGSMMALASDGRERREGTRMGLWGAAQAVAAGFGGLLGAGAVDILRITLPDGAAFGAVFTFEAFLFVAAAIMALRILDRTTAQGMPALVPGE from the coding sequence ATGCACCTGACATGGATACAGATTTTCCGCCTCGGATTGGTGCAAATGGCACTTGGCGCGATTGTTGTCCTGACGACCTCGACACTGAACCGCCTGATGGTGGTCGAGTTCGCCCTTCCCGCCGTGCTACCGGGCGCATTGGTAGGCCTGCACTATGGCATACAACTGTCGCGCCCGCGCTGGGGATTTATCTCGGACAAAGGGGGCAACCGCACCGCGTGGATCATCGGCGGCATGGCTCTGCTGGCACTCGGTGGTCTGCTGGCCGCCTACGCCGTAACGCTCTTTGCTGCCAGCCATACGCTGGCGCTTGGGCTGTCGCTCATCGCTTATGCCGCTATCGGGCTTGGGGTTGGTGCATCAGGCACTTCTTTGCTGGCACTCCTTGCGACCACGACAGCGCCACACCGTCGCGCTGCCGCCGCGACGATCACATGGCTTATGATGATATTCGGCATCGCCTTCACTGCTGGCCTCTCGGGCGGCTTTCTTGACCCCTATTCCCCCGCCCGCCTGATGGGTGTCGTAGCTGTGGTGGTCAGTATCGCAATGCTGCTCACCGTTGTGGCCGTTGGGCGGATAGAACGAGGCCTGATCGTAGCGGCCCAAGAGCCGCCAACCCCCTTCTTGGAAGGCCTGCGGGATATTTGGGCAGAGCCGCGTGCGCGTAATTTCACCCTCTTTGTATTTCTGTCGATGAACGCCTACTTCATGCAGGAACTTATCCTCGAACCCTACGCGGGGCTCGTCTTTGACTTTAGCGCGGGCCAGTCGACCCAACTCAGTGGCGCACAAAATGGCGGTGTTTTCCTCGGAATGCTAACTGTCGGCATTATGGCAACAGGCCTCAAACGCGGCAGCTTACGCGCGTGGGTCACCGCCGGTTGCCTCGGCTCTGCCGGCATACTTGGACTGATTGCACTCAACGGCGCTGGCATCGCCTTTGCGCCACTCACTCCTCTCGTGACCGCCCTTGGCTTTTTCAACGGCATGTTCGCAGTAGCAGCTATCGGGTCAATGATGGCGCTTGCGTCTGACGGACGTGAACGCCGCGAAGGGACGCGCATGGGCCTCTGGGGTGCAGCCCAAGCTGTGGCCGCCGGGTTCGGTGGCCTTCTCGGCGCTGGCGCCGTCGATATTCTACGCATCACACTACCAGATGGCGCCGCTTTTGGCGCTGTTTTCACATTCGAAGCGTTCCTGTTTGTCGCAGCGGCCATCATGGCCTTGCGCATTCTTGATCGCACCACCGCGCAGGGCATGCCCGCGCTTGTACCCGGAGAATAA
- a CDS encoding geranylgeranyl diphosphate reductase: protein MLDMTTSEQKFDVVVVGGGPCGATAATDLAKRGYSVALLDRDGRIKPCGGAVPPRMIEDYDIPDSQIVAKIRTARMISPTQRHVDIPIENGYVGMVDREHFDEYLRVRAATAGALRITGTYTKITRDAEGTHVHYRHKETGENRAMTCRMVIGADGARSNIAKTEVPGGAKIPYVIAYHEIIEAPTVTTEHYNPQRCDVIYDGRISPDFYGWVFPHGKSASVGMGTCIDGVDLKKATADLRANAGLTDCKTIRREGAPIPLKPLDRWDNGSDVLLAGDAAGVVAPSSGEGIYYAMACGTSAALATARRLRTNMPSDLKLSRKMFMGEHGQVFRVLGAMQNAYYKSDMRRERFVSLCHDVDVQKLTFEAYMNKKLVAARPLAHLKIGIKNIAHLTGLVSETRT from the coding sequence ATGCTGGATATGACTACGTCAGAGCAAAAGTTCGATGTTGTGGTTGTGGGAGGCGGTCCTTGCGGGGCTACCGCCGCCACCGATCTGGCCAAGCGCGGCTACAGCGTGGCCCTCCTCGACCGTGATGGTCGCATCAAGCCATGCGGCGGCGCAGTCCCACCGCGCATGATTGAGGATTACGACATTCCAGACAGCCAGATCGTCGCAAAGATCCGCACCGCACGAATGATTTCCCCGACGCAGCGCCATGTCGATATCCCGATCGAAAACGGGTACGTTGGGATGGTCGACCGCGAACATTTCGACGAATACCTCCGCGTGCGGGCAGCCACCGCAGGCGCATTGCGCATAACGGGCACCTATACAAAAATCACACGCGATGCGGAGGGCACGCACGTGCACTACCGCCATAAAGAAACCGGAGAGAACCGTGCCATGACCTGCCGCATGGTGATTGGTGCAGACGGTGCGCGCTCTAACATTGCCAAGACCGAAGTGCCGGGTGGTGCTAAAATTCCTTATGTGATCGCCTATCACGAGATCATCGAGGCACCGACCGTAACTACAGAACACTACAACCCGCAGCGGTGTGATGTGATCTATGATGGTAGAATCAGCCCTGACTTCTACGGCTGGGTTTTCCCGCACGGTAAATCCGCCAGCGTAGGGATGGGCACCTGCATCGACGGTGTGGACCTTAAAAAAGCCACAGCGGATCTGCGCGCTAATGCAGGTCTAACGGATTGTAAAACCATCCGCCGCGAAGGCGCGCCGATCCCACTCAAACCGCTGGACCGTTGGGACAATGGCAGCGACGTGCTGCTGGCGGGTGATGCCGCGGGCGTGGTTGCGCCCTCATCCGGTGAAGGCATATATTATGCGATGGCTTGCGGAACATCCGCAGCCCTCGCTACCGCGCGCCGCTTGCGCACCAACATGCCTTCTGACCTTAAACTTAGCCGCAAGATGTTCATGGGCGAGCATGGCCAAGTCTTCCGCGTTTTGGGTGCGATGCAAAACGCCTATTACAAATCCGATATGCGTCGCGAACGCTTTGTCTCGCTGTGCCATGATGTGGATGTGCAGAAACTTACTTTCGAAGCCTATATGAACAAAAAGCTGGTTGCTGCACGCCCCTTGGCACATTTGAAAATCGGAATTAAAAATATTGCGCACCTGACTGGACTCGTGTCGGAAACGCGGACATGA
- the idi gene encoding isopentenyl-diphosphate Delta-isomerase, producing MTDIMIPAWVDGTLQPVEKLDAHLRGLRHKAVSVFIMSGDTMLIQRRAMGKYHTPGLWANTCCTHPEWDEPDSACAHRRLAEELGIADVRVTHRGQVEYRADVGGGLIEHELVEVFVVQSTQDLPLALNPDEVMDTRWITISELRNELASTPEVFTPWLRIYMDQHSKLIFG from the coding sequence ATGACAGATATCATGATACCCGCATGGGTCGACGGCACGTTGCAACCTGTCGAAAAGCTCGATGCGCATTTGCGCGGGCTTCGCCACAAGGCGGTGTCAGTGTTCATCATGTCTGGCGATACAATGCTTATCCAGCGTCGTGCTATGGGCAAATACCATACCCCCGGTTTGTGGGCGAACACCTGCTGCACCCATCCCGAATGGGATGAGCCGGACTCAGCTTGCGCGCATCGCCGCCTTGCCGAAGAGCTCGGGATTGCAGATGTCCGGGTCACACACCGTGGTCAGGTCGAATACCGCGCCGACGTCGGGGGCGGCTTGATCGAGCATGAGCTGGTGGAGGTGTTTGTGGTGCAAAGCACTCAGGATCTACCGCTGGCGCTCAATCCGGACGAAGTCATGGATACGCGGTGGATTACCATAAGCGAGCTGCGCAATGAGCTTGCCTCGACACCCGAAGTGTTCACCCCGTGGCTGAGGATTTATATGGATCAGCACAGCAAACTTATCTTCGGTTAA
- the dxs gene encoding 1-deoxy-D-xylulose-5-phosphate synthase, with product MRSPTPQLDRVSAPSDMKALTDAELRILADELREEVIETVATTGGHLGSSLGVVELTVALHAVFDTPRDKVIWDVGHQCYPHKILTGRRHKMHTLRQEGGLSGFTKRSESEFDPFGAAHSSTSISAALGFTVARDMGEATGDAIAVIGDGSISAGMAYEAMNNAGAMGRRMFVILNDNEMSIAPPVGAMSRYMSGLTEFANGTLAALPGPLRDHARRARQLVTGAVEEQSTLFENLGFQYIGPIDGHDMGQLLGVLRAARTRATGPVLIHCCTVKGKGYAPAEAASDSYHGVGKFDPVTGIQAKSKPNAPSYTEIFGKALTEEARRDPKIVAITAAMPGGTGLDIFAKTHPNRMFDVGIAEQHGVTFAAGVAAGGLKPFVAIYSSFLQRGYDQIVHDVALQNLPVRFAIDRAGLVGADGATHAGAFDIGYLVALPNMVVMAASDEAELVHMVATAAAYDDGPIAFRYPRGEGEGVTLPERGVPLEIGKGVIVRQGFDVAILSFGAHLGESQRAADLIEAQGLTVTVADARFAKPLDKALINQLARKHRVLITVEQGSRGGFGSMVLDHLANEGWLDKTLAVRTVNLPDRFIDQAAPDAMYADAGMTAGDIAATALQAAQLQRVKVTDFKD from the coding sequence ATGCGCAGTCCCACGCCGCAGCTGGACCGAGTGTCCGCCCCCTCAGATATGAAAGCACTGACCGACGCGGAGTTACGCATTCTTGCGGACGAATTGCGGGAGGAAGTGATTGAAACAGTTGCCACAACGGGCGGTCATCTGGGATCATCACTGGGTGTTGTGGAGCTGACTGTGGCGCTGCACGCGGTTTTTGACACGCCGCGCGACAAGGTGATCTGGGACGTGGGCCATCAGTGCTATCCACATAAAATTCTCACCGGACGCCGCCATAAAATGCACACCTTGCGGCAGGAGGGGGGCCTGTCAGGCTTCACCAAACGCTCGGAGAGTGAATTTGATCCCTTTGGTGCAGCACATTCGTCGACTTCGATTTCTGCCGCACTGGGTTTTACCGTCGCGCGCGATATGGGCGAAGCTACTGGTGATGCGATTGCCGTGATCGGTGATGGTTCGATCTCTGCGGGCATGGCCTATGAGGCGATGAACAACGCTGGCGCCATGGGCCGCCGCATGTTTGTAATTCTGAACGACAACGAAATGAGCATTGCCCCGCCTGTTGGTGCGATGTCGCGATACATGTCGGGATTGACCGAGTTTGCCAATGGGACGCTTGCGGCACTTCCCGGCCCCCTGCGCGACCACGCGCGCCGTGCGCGGCAGTTGGTTACAGGTGCCGTAGAAGAGCAAAGCACTCTGTTTGAGAACCTTGGGTTTCAATACATCGGACCAATTGACGGCCATGACATGGGGCAACTGCTGGGCGTTTTGCGCGCTGCGCGCACGCGTGCGACCGGCCCGGTACTGATCCATTGTTGTACCGTGAAGGGCAAAGGATACGCACCTGCCGAGGCCGCAAGCGACAGCTATCACGGTGTGGGAAAGTTTGACCCCGTTACCGGCATTCAGGCCAAATCCAAACCCAACGCCCCGTCCTACACAGAGATTTTTGGGAAGGCCCTCACAGAGGAGGCACGGCGCGACCCAAAGATCGTGGCAATTACCGCGGCTATGCCAGGCGGTACTGGTCTGGATATTTTTGCCAAGACACATCCGAACAGAATGTTCGACGTGGGCATTGCAGAGCAGCACGGTGTGACCTTTGCTGCGGGTGTGGCAGCGGGTGGTTTGAAGCCATTTGTCGCGATCTATTCTAGCTTCCTTCAGCGGGGGTATGACCAAATCGTGCATGATGTCGCGTTGCAAAATCTTCCTGTCCGGTTTGCGATTGACCGTGCCGGTTTGGTGGGGGCAGACGGTGCCACGCATGCCGGTGCATTCGACATCGGCTACCTTGTTGCGTTGCCTAATATGGTCGTGATGGCTGCATCGGACGAGGCAGAGCTGGTGCATATGGTCGCTACTGCAGCCGCCTATGATGATGGGCCGATTGCGTTTCGCTATCCACGCGGTGAGGGTGAAGGGGTGACCCTGCCGGAGCGCGGTGTGCCGCTTGAAATCGGGAAAGGGGTGATCGTGCGTCAAGGATTTGATGTGGCGATCCTGTCGTTTGGCGCACATTTGGGCGAGAGCCAGCGCGCTGCCGATCTGATCGAAGCGCAAGGCCTGACCGTAACAGTTGCGGATGCGCGGTTTGCCAAACCTCTGGATAAGGCGCTGATCAATCAATTGGCGCGAAAGCACCGTGTATTGATCACGGTCGAGCAGGGATCGCGGGGCGGATTTGGCTCTATGGTCTTGGACCATCTGGCAAACGAGGGCTGGCTGGACAAGACATTGGCCGTGCGAACCGTCAATTTGCCGGACCGGTTTATTGATCAAGCTGCGCCCGATGCAATGTATGCAGATGCGGGCATGACAGCGGGTGATATTGCAGCAACTGCATTGCAGGCCGCACAGCTCCAGCGAGTCAAGGTGACAGATTTTAAGGACTAG
- the pufX gene encoding RC-LH1 core complex protein PufX, whose protein sequence is MSDNHDYLGTSNNATFRLRADVLTLMLKGAGYAAVFCLVVGAFLAVTIWIGGLLPAESKEAPDPTPLSFVLPAEITVHA, encoded by the coding sequence ATGAGTGACAATCACGATTATCTTGGAACATCCAACAACGCTACCTTCCGCCTGCGCGCAGATGTACTGACGCTGATGCTGAAGGGCGCCGGATATGCCGCAGTCTTCTGTCTGGTAGTCGGCGCATTTCTGGCCGTGACGATTTGGATTGGAGGGCTTTTGCCGGCCGAATCCAAGGAAGCGCCGGATCCGACACCCCTGTCGTTTGTGCTGCCTGCGGAAATCACCGTACACGCCTGA
- the pufM gene encoding photosynthetic reaction center subunit M, with protein sequence MAEYQNIFTQVQVQGPAEMGVDPAGTLSRERTNGTSFSKLAGLFGNAQLGPIYLGTFGLISLVTGFAWFFMVGLSFWDQVDYSPALFLRELFWLALEPPAEEYGLSIPPMAEGGYFLLASFFLLISVICWWVRTYLRAEELGMGKHVAWAFASAIWLFLVLGLFRPILMGSWSEMVPYGIFPHLDWTNLFSLTYGNLFYNPFHALSIVFLYGSALLFAMHGATILAVSRYGGEREIEQIVDRGTASERAALFWRWTMGFNATMEGIHRWAWWFAVLTTLTGGIGILLTGTVVDNWFIWAQDHGYAPLN encoded by the coding sequence ATGGCTGAATATCAAAACATCTTCACCCAGGTTCAGGTCCAAGGACCGGCCGAAATGGGAGTGGACCCTGCGGGAACACTCTCGAGGGAACGTACAAACGGGACCAGCTTCAGTAAGCTAGCTGGCCTTTTCGGGAACGCACAGCTTGGCCCGATCTATCTAGGGACCTTCGGTTTGATCTCGCTTGTTACGGGGTTTGCCTGGTTCTTTATGGTGGGCCTTTCATTCTGGGATCAGGTTGACTACAGCCCTGCGCTCTTCCTGCGCGAGCTGTTCTGGCTGGCGCTTGAGCCACCGGCCGAGGAATATGGTCTGAGCATTCCGCCAATGGCTGAAGGGGGATATTTCCTTCTGGCATCGTTCTTCCTGCTGATCAGTGTGATTTGCTGGTGGGTGCGGACGTATCTGCGTGCAGAAGAGCTTGGCATGGGCAAACATGTTGCATGGGCATTCGCCTCCGCGATCTGGTTGTTTCTTGTGCTGGGTCTGTTCCGTCCCATTCTGATGGGCTCGTGGTCCGAGATGGTTCCCTACGGTATCTTTCCGCACCTTGACTGGACCAATCTCTTCTCGCTGACTTATGGCAACCTTTTCTACAACCCGTTCCACGCGCTCAGCATTGTGTTTCTCTATGGATCTGCCCTGCTGTTTGCGATGCACGGTGCAACCATTCTTGCGGTGAGCCGTTACGGCGGCGAGCGCGAGATCGAGCAGATTGTTGACCGTGGCACTGCCTCTGAACGTGCGGCGCTCTTCTGGCGCTGGACCATGGGCTTTAACGCGACGATGGAAGGGATCCACCGCTGGGCCTGGTGGTTCGCAGTTCTCACAACCCTCACGGGTGGTATCGGGATCCTGCTGACCGGCACTGTTGTCGATAACTGGTTCATCTGGGCACAAGACCACGGCTACGCGCCGCTCAACTAA
- the pufL gene encoding photosynthetic reaction center subunit L, whose amino-acid sequence MAQLSFEKKYRVRGGTLVGGDLFDFWVGPFYVGFFGVTTFFFAALGTILIFYGASLGDTWNPWLISIDPPSLDVGLGVAPLAEGGLWQVITICATFAFISWAMREVEICRKLGMGYHVPVAFGVAILAYVTLVIIRPLLMGAWGHGFPYGIFSHLDWVNNVGYAYGNFHYNPAHMVAITFFFTTCLALALHGSLVLSAVNPGKGKTIGTPDHEDTYFRDLIGYSIGPLGIHRLGLLLALNAGLWSAICIVISGTIWFDQWSAWWDWYALLPWWADL is encoded by the coding sequence ATGGCACAGCTCAGCTTCGAGAAAAAATACCGTGTCCGAGGTGGGACACTGGTAGGCGGAGACTTGTTCGACTTCTGGGTGGGCCCTTTTTATGTCGGCTTTTTTGGCGTTACGACATTCTTTTTTGCGGCACTCGGAACAATTTTAATATTTTACGGTGCATCACTTGGCGATACGTGGAACCCTTGGCTGATCTCGATTGATCCGCCATCGCTGGACGTGGGCCTCGGGGTTGCACCGCTTGCAGAGGGCGGTTTGTGGCAGGTCATTACGATCTGTGCGACATTCGCGTTTATCTCATGGGCCATGCGCGAGGTAGAGATCTGCCGCAAGCTGGGCATGGGATATCACGTGCCCGTCGCGTTTGGGGTGGCGATCCTAGCCTATGTTACATTGGTGATCATTCGCCCGCTGTTGATGGGCGCATGGGGCCATGGTTTTCCCTACGGGATCTTCAGTCACCTCGATTGGGTGAATAACGTCGGCTACGCCTACGGCAACTTCCACTATAACCCTGCGCATATGGTCGCGATTACGTTCTTCTTTACAACGTGTCTGGCTCTTGCGCTGCACGGCTCGCTGGTTCTGTCCGCGGTCAACCCCGGTAAGGGTAAAACCATCGGCACGCCGGACCACGAAGATACCTATTTCCGCGATCTGATCGGCTATTCGATTGGGCCCTTGGGTATTCACCGTCTGGGTTTGCTGCTTGCGCTCAACGCCGGTTTGTGGAGCGCCATCTGTATCGTCATCTCCGGCACGATCTGGTTCGACCAGTGGAGCGCATGGTGGGACTGGTATGCATTGTTGCCCTGGTGGGCGGATCTTTAA
- the pufA gene encoding light-harvesting antenna LH1, alpha subunit, with translation MAQFYKIWLIFDPRRVFVAQGVFLFLLAAMIHLVLLSNPETNWFTRAFGAAEAGE, from the coding sequence ATGGCACAGTTTTATAAAATCTGGCTGATCTTCGACCCACGTCGCGTTTTCGTGGCGCAGGGCGTGTTCCTGTTTTTGCTGGCTGCGATGATTCACCTCGTCCTGCTTAGCAATCCAGAGACCAACTGGTTCACCCGCGCCTTCGGTGCGGCAGAAGCCGGCGAATAA
- the pufB gene encoding light-harvesting antenna LH1, beta subunit, translated as MADKNDLSFTGLTDEQAQELHSVYMSGFMIFTIVASVAHLLTYFKLPWFAW; from the coding sequence ATGGCTGATAAAAATGACCTGTCCTTCACAGGTTTGACAGACGAGCAAGCGCAGGAATTGCACTCGGTCTACATGAGCGGCTTCATGATCTTCACGATCGTGGCATCTGTTGCTCACTTGCTGACCTATTTCAAACTGCCTTGGTTCGCCTGGTAA
- the pufQ gene encoding cytochrome PufQ — MTDFTNDTSMPRKRHMTASQREYYAYFAIIFVATLPLAVLTWTLTAVRQLALPSRGPVKSAWSQAQIITPRIFSA, encoded by the coding sequence ATGACTGATTTTACCAACGATACAAGCATGCCGCGCAAGCGCCATATGACCGCAAGCCAGCGGGAATATTACGCATATTTCGCGATCATTTTTGTCGCCACGCTGCCGCTGGCGGTCCTGACATGGACCCTGACGGCCGTGCGTCAACTGGCCCTGCCATCGCGCGGGCCTGTGAAATCTGCGTGGAGCCAAGCGCAGATTATCACGCCAAGGATCTTCTCGGCCTAA